The Nitrospiraceae bacterium genome has a window encoding:
- a CDS encoding ABC transporter permease: MSMRPILVIGLNTFRENLRDKILYNLLLFAVMLMGASVLLADLTIMEHHKIIKDMGLAAINLGGVMIAVFVGIGLVSKEIERRTVFTIMARPISRAQFIVGKYFGLMITLSVNLAVMTAVFFMTLWLYRVPIQVSLFQAIELIFVELLLVTAIALFFSTFSSSTLSAIMTLGIYVSGHLTADMKGIAEKSQNELSTWFMTAWYYLCPNLEAFNIKGQAATGIPISWNYQVLATGYGLIYASLLVVSACAIFRRRDF; encoded by the coding sequence ATGAGCATGCGTCCAATTCTGGTTATCGGTTTGAATACGTTTCGGGAAAATCTGCGGGACAAGATCCTCTACAACCTCCTGTTGTTTGCCGTGATGCTCATGGGTGCCTCGGTGCTGTTGGCCGATCTGACCATCATGGAACACCACAAGATCATCAAGGACATGGGCTTGGCCGCAATCAATCTCGGCGGCGTGATGATTGCCGTCTTTGTCGGGATCGGGTTGGTCAGCAAGGAAATCGAGCGGCGGACCGTATTTACCATCATGGCCAGACCGATCAGCCGCGCCCAGTTCATCGTGGGCAAATACTTTGGGTTGATGATTACGCTGTCGGTAAACCTGGCCGTGATGACGGCGGTGTTCTTTATGACGCTCTGGCTCTATCGCGTACCGATTCAGGTGTCGCTCTTTCAGGCGATCGAATTGATCTTCGTTGAATTGCTGCTCGTGACCGCGATAGCCCTGTTCTTTTCGACGTTCAGTTCCTCGACGCTCAGCGCCATCATGACGCTCGGGATCTATGTGAGCGGGCACTTGACGGCCGACATGAAGGGCATCGCGGAGAAAAGTCAAAACGAACTGAGTACGTGGTTCATGACGGCCTGGTACTACCTGTGCCCTAACCTCGAGGCCTTCAATATCAAGGGGCAGGCGGCAACGGGCATTCCGATCTCGTGGAATTATCAGGTGCTTGCCACAGGTTATGGACTGATCTACGCGTCGTTGCTGGTTGTGTCGGCCTGTGCGATCTTCCGGCGCCGGGATTTCTGA
- a CDS encoding ABC transporter ATP-binding protein, which produces MDAIRIEGLMKAYKSGWPGRPPVTALDGLSLDVARGEIFGFLGPNGAGKTTTLKILMGLMRADGGQIEILGAPAGDVEVRKRIGFLPESPYFYDYLTAREFLTFYGELAGLSGMSLHHRVGELLNSVGLAHAEHRQLRKFSKGMLQRVGLAQAIIHDPELVILDEPMSGLDPLGRKQVRDLILQLREQGKTVFFSSHIIPDVEMICDRVGVVMKGRLLAMGRVDELVGHAHTQSVEIVWEGAGPERMPGLAKLAEKIVQRGRHSLAVLPGPDHLDEAVGMIRSQGGKLVSITPQKGSLEELFFEQAGNPPVLKAAVGA; this is translated from the coding sequence ATGGACGCAATTCGTATTGAAGGACTGATGAAAGCATACAAGTCCGGCTGGCCCGGGCGCCCGCCGGTAACGGCGCTCGATGGATTGTCACTGGACGTCGCAAGGGGAGAAATCTTCGGATTTCTCGGACCGAACGGTGCCGGTAAGACCACGACCCTCAAGATCTTGATGGGATTGATGCGGGCTGACGGGGGGCAAATCGAAATCTTGGGCGCGCCGGCCGGAGACGTCGAGGTGCGCAAGCGGATCGGTTTCCTGCCGGAGTCGCCGTATTTCTATGACTATCTCACGGCGCGCGAGTTCCTCACGTTCTACGGCGAACTGGCCGGGCTTTCCGGTATGTCTTTGCACCACCGGGTCGGCGAATTGCTCAATTCAGTCGGCCTTGCGCATGCCGAGCATCGGCAGCTCAGAAAGTTTTCCAAGGGCATGCTGCAGCGCGTCGGCTTGGCTCAGGCGATCATCCACGATCCGGAACTCGTCATCCTGGACGAACCCATGTCGGGGCTCGATCCCTTGGGACGGAAGCAGGTGAGGGATCTGATCCTTCAATTGCGGGAACAGGGCAAGACGGTATTCTTCAGCAGCCATATCATCCCCGACGTGGAAATGATTTGCGATCGAGTCGGCGTCGTGATGAAAGGCCGGTTGTTGGCGATGGGACGGGTTGATGAACTGGTGGGGCATGCTCACACCCAATCCGTGGAAATTGTCTGGGAGGGCGCGGGGCCGGAGCGAATGCCGGGTCTTGCAAAACTGGCCGAGAAGATCGTTCAGCGCGGCCGCCATTCCTTGGCAGTGCTGCCGGGCCCTGACCATCTCGATGAGGCGGTGGGAATGATTCGATCTCAGGGCGGGAAGCTTGTCTCCATCACGCCGCAGAAGGGCTCTCTCGAGGAGTTGTTCTTTGAGCAAGCAGGCAATCCGCCGGTTCTCAAAGCGGCGGTGGGAGCATGA
- a CDS encoding O-antigen ligase family protein: MNKASSLEKAIQALPREGVSLKPTAPQQEVAIPSISRRTPLLLLAALLAFAPLLDGGTTHLAVMVIRLLIVGMGLACLWSMGHGAPLPVRQASWLMPALGFLTVAGLSAFTSPNVHQSRQWLMVLLLYAALFYFIVFCLTRWNHVRSVVLWLVAAGVGESVWALYQFGWLNQLRPSGTFFNPNFLSGYLAAIGVMTLAMGLFAKKGGRSCLATMYAGDPHGGRGVLGSGGRLSWSLTALWAVAVLVMLSAMVITGSRGAVMALSAGTAVVLLGRYRVRGLAIVVALLIGLLLIPNPLRSRFEAEHAINPVAYARMNMWMQAGHIIAEHPFGIGLGLYQYIYPQHAFPVEGEIARYGKVAQTPHNEYLQIGVELGIPGLLLFCWGLIRVGQAGFAALRLRLSRMHRGLLVGVAGAAVSLLAHAAVDSNLHEPAIAILLVLCLAVLFNAQSLAAARAVSLPSLGHPTHHGWLVGGAVSLLWLAAGAIQTGTAWMAFEQGAQAQRAGQLDAAMEHYRSAIRIDVDKALYHSALAAAHFQRFRQTGSGDDAQRATDELTDAIRCNPLDGRLQGLLGHLYASLADAMQTGQGVELKRESLRRSAVEAYQVARTLEPFVAMHRLELGRLYWSLGERQRGIEEVAQASAMEPNFLPARAWLVQAYLTSESPADREQARREFQEIQDRQRRYAAMPKNELETLYLSADIAGLKARLERGGPVS, translated from the coding sequence GTGAATAAGGCTTCGAGCCTTGAGAAGGCCATTCAGGCTCTTCCAAGGGAAGGAGTGTCCCTGAAGCCGACGGCTCCTCAGCAGGAGGTCGCGATCCCATCGATCTCTCGGCGGACTCCGTTGCTGCTGTTGGCGGCGCTCCTCGCATTTGCCCCTCTACTGGACGGAGGAACGACGCATCTGGCCGTGATGGTCATTCGGCTCCTCATCGTCGGGATGGGATTGGCTTGTCTCTGGTCGATGGGGCACGGCGCCCCCTTGCCCGTCCGCCAGGCGTCATGGTTGATGCCTGCGCTAGGTTTTCTCACGGTCGCGGGGCTCTCGGCGTTCACGTCTCCGAACGTCCATCAAAGCCGTCAATGGTTGATGGTGCTCCTGCTCTATGCGGCATTGTTCTATTTCATTGTCTTTTGCCTGACCCGATGGAACCATGTGAGGAGTGTCGTGCTATGGCTCGTGGCGGCGGGAGTCGGTGAATCCGTGTGGGCCCTCTATCAATTTGGCTGGCTCAATCAGTTGCGTCCAAGCGGCACATTCTTCAACCCCAACTTTCTCTCCGGCTATCTGGCAGCCATCGGAGTCATGACGCTGGCAATGGGCCTGTTCGCGAAGAAAGGTGGTAGATCCTGTCTGGCCACCATGTATGCGGGCGATCCGCATGGCGGACGGGGTGTGCTGGGTAGCGGGGGGCGATTGTCGTGGAGCCTCACTGCACTGTGGGCGGTAGCTGTGCTCGTGATGCTCTCCGCGATGGTCATCACCGGCTCTCGTGGGGCTGTGATGGCGTTGTCGGCGGGGACGGCGGTCGTGCTGCTGGGGCGGTATCGCGTCCGCGGCCTGGCCATTGTGGTTGCACTCTTGATCGGGTTGCTGCTCATTCCCAATCCCCTTCGGTCGCGATTCGAAGCTGAGCATGCCATCAATCCGGTCGCCTATGCTCGAATGAACATGTGGATGCAGGCTGGTCACATCATTGCGGAACATCCGTTCGGAATCGGTCTCGGACTGTATCAATACATCTACCCGCAGCATGCCTTTCCGGTTGAGGGCGAGATCGCCCGCTACGGAAAAGTGGCCCAGACCCCGCACAATGAGTACCTCCAGATCGGCGTGGAGCTGGGCATTCCCGGGTTGCTGTTGTTCTGTTGGGGCCTGATACGTGTGGGACAGGCAGGCTTCGCGGCGTTGCGTCTACGCCTGTCACGTATGCATCGCGGCCTGCTCGTGGGGGTTGCCGGTGCCGCCGTCAGTCTGCTGGCCCATGCAGCGGTCGACTCCAACCTGCATGAGCCGGCGATTGCCATCCTCTTGGTCTTGTGCCTGGCGGTGCTCTTCAACGCGCAGAGTCTCGCGGCCGCGCGCGCGGTCTCCTTGCCCTCGCTGGGGCACCCGACGCATCATGGGTGGCTCGTGGGAGGAGCGGTGTCGTTGCTCTGGCTTGCTGCGGGCGCCATCCAAACCGGAACCGCCTGGATGGCGTTTGAGCAGGGGGCACAGGCGCAACGCGCCGGGCAGTTGGATGCGGCGATGGAACACTACCGTTCGGCCATTCGGATCGACGTAGACAAGGCCCTGTACCACAGTGCTTTAGCCGCAGCCCACTTCCAACGGTTCCGGCAAACCGGTTCCGGTGACGATGCGCAGCGAGCCACTGATGAATTGACCGACGCCATCAGGTGCAATCCCCTGGATGGTCGGCTGCAGGGTCTTCTGGGCCACCTGTATGCCTCGTTGGCCGATGCGATGCAGACGGGGCAAGGCGTCGAACTCAAGCGTGAATCGTTGCGGCGAAGTGCGGTGGAAGCGTATCAGGTGGCCCGCACGCTGGAGCCGTTCGTCGCGATGCATCGTCTCGAATTGGGACGTCTGTATTGGAGCTTGGGGGAGCGTCAGCGAGGGATTGAGGAAGTGGCGCAGGCTTCGGCCATGGAGCCAAATTTTCTGCCGGCGCGCGCGTGGCTCGTCCAGGCCTATCTGACCAGCGAATCTCCGGCTGATCGCGAGCAGGCGCGGCGAGAATTTCAGGAAATTCAGGATCGTCAGCGTCGATATGCCGCCATGCCGAAGAATGAACTCGAGACCCTCTATCTTTCCGCAGACATCGCGGGGTTGAAGGCCAGGCTGGAGCGAGGAGGCCCAGTGTCATGA
- a CDS encoding prepilin-type N-terminal cleavage/methylation domain-containing protein: MCVQRRSVQSRGRSDAGFTLVELLIVVAILGIVSALAIPNFLRYQAQSRQSEARTNLSAIYVSETTYYGEQTVFGNFTQIGYALAGTQNRYAYRVGPGTTVNVDLLLPGVGIDMGQNPIVPSGIAAVPIPGFTAVATANLDGDLVVDAWHVNDIKQNLQSADQNDAR; the protein is encoded by the coding sequence ATGTGCGTACAGAGACGGTCCGTTCAATCCAGAGGTCGAAGCGATGCGGGCTTCACGCTCGTCGAACTCTTGATCGTCGTGGCGATTCTGGGGATCGTTTCGGCTTTAGCCATTCCCAATTTTCTCCGGTACCAAGCGCAATCCAGGCAGAGTGAGGCACGGACCAATCTCTCGGCGATCTACGTCAGTGAGACGACCTACTACGGGGAACAGACTGTTTTCGGAAACTTCACCCAAATCGGCTACGCGCTGGCAGGAACACAAAATCGGTATGCCTACCGTGTCGGCCCCGGTACGACGGTCAACGTCGATCTTCTGTTGCCGGGCGTCGGTATCGACATGGGGCAAAACCCGATCGTCCCATCCGGCATCGCCGCTGTCCCGATTCCAGGATTCACCGCTGTAGCCACCGCGAACCTTGACGGCGACCTGGTCGTGGATGCCTGGCATGTCAACGACATCAAGCAGAATTTGCAGTCTGCCGACCAGAACGACGCTCGGTAA
- a CDS encoding prepilin-type N-terminal cleavage/methylation domain-containing protein, protein MVKLLYIPVVSRSARRTRAVLAGARGFTIVELMIAIGIISLLAVLALTAFGRYRARSQQAEVMMNLRGVFVTELAYYADHKRFSNFNETGFKIEGSTNRYTYRSEQTTGAGTPTGVIEMIPARIGLVTPDNTIFAAASSATSFTVTATANLDSDPTVDQWHVSEIPPDTGAFDVNDVNQ, encoded by the coding sequence ATGGTCAAGCTCTTATACATACCGGTTGTCTCTCGGTCTGCGCGCAGAACCCGCGCGGTCTTGGCTGGCGCCCGAGGTTTCACCATCGTCGAATTGATGATTGCCATCGGGATCATTTCGCTGCTGGCGGTCTTGGCGCTTACGGCGTTCGGGCGGTATCGAGCGCGCAGCCAGCAGGCGGAAGTGATGATGAATCTGCGCGGCGTGTTCGTGACAGAGCTGGCCTATTATGCGGATCACAAGCGATTTTCCAACTTCAATGAGACTGGTTTCAAAATAGAAGGCTCGACCAATCGCTATACCTATCGAAGCGAACAGACTACCGGAGCCGGCACCCCGACAGGCGTCATTGAGATGATTCCTGCCAGAATTGGGCTCGTGACCCCGGACAACACCATATTTGCAGCGGCGTCCAGTGCCACGAGCTTCACTGTCACTGCCACTGCGAACCTGGACAGCGATCCTACGGTAGACCAATGGCATGTGAGTGAAATTCCGCCTGATACCGGAGCCTTTGACGTGAACGATGTCAATCAATAG
- a CDS encoding tetratricopeptide repeat protein — translation MQRSSDEYRLPSVASVTSVRGAVAVGLALLSCVTTACSNAPTPKAVPPPTIPNVAPVSPRTLPSSSDSRASYHFMLGYQAELDQEPERAVKEYQAALQVDPSSNYLKSRLSVLHFALGDVPTAVKYADEIADAPGLDAQVLGQLGGMYSAAGKPDRALQLFNRAIEQEPQRSEHYFAKGLLLANQKRFPEAEETVRSGIKATPDSAVGYYYLGRIAVEAKELPKAIPHFEQALTLNPAFEPAYVALGSVYEASQEREKAIAIYKRYLQGVNPKNREIRHHLIRLQVMMKRHQEALQELEGILAEDPGDLDAQLRVGLIQGELRNYPQAIERLNHILTVRPTELKVRDYLGYLYEEMKDYPKAVEAYSFNLKLEPSYFEGHLHLGVLQYRLKQYAEAAQHLREASRLNPKQPEAHIVLGLSYFQTEQYEPSLEAFLEGIRHNPENPDLHFNAGTVYDKLNRFEDVVKSMESALKLDPHHADALNYLGYSYAERGVRIEEAISLTKQAVALRPTNGYYVDSLGWAFFKKGLLAEALAEIKRAVSLVGDDPVIYEHLGEIYLKQQQVSEGREALVHSLELDPSNNKLMQRFRELGLGDPTKEDRIRQAMQRVSDQKPAPSHQ, via the coding sequence GTGCAACGATCATCCGATGAGTACCGGTTGCCGTCCGTCGCATCGGTCACGAGTGTGAGGGGGGCAGTCGCCGTCGGACTGGCGCTGCTGTCCTGCGTGACGACTGCCTGCAGCAACGCGCCGACTCCCAAGGCGGTTCCTCCGCCGACCATTCCGAACGTTGCACCGGTTTCCCCCCGCACCTTGCCGTCCTCTTCCGATTCCCGAGCCTCGTACCATTTTATGCTGGGATACCAGGCCGAGCTGGATCAGGAGCCGGAGCGGGCGGTCAAGGAATACCAGGCGGCGCTTCAAGTCGACCCATCCTCGAACTATCTCAAGTCCCGACTGTCCGTCCTCCACTTTGCCCTGGGCGATGTGCCGACTGCGGTGAAATATGCCGATGAAATCGCGGATGCCCCCGGGTTGGATGCGCAGGTGCTCGGGCAATTGGGCGGCATGTATTCCGCGGCCGGGAAGCCGGATCGCGCATTACAGCTGTTCAATCGTGCGATCGAACAAGAGCCGCAGCGCAGCGAACACTACTTCGCCAAGGGTTTGCTGCTGGCCAACCAGAAGCGCTTTCCGGAGGCCGAAGAAACGGTCCGGAGCGGGATCAAGGCGACTCCCGATTCGGCCGTAGGCTACTACTATCTTGGGCGGATTGCGGTGGAAGCGAAGGAGTTACCGAAGGCCATCCCGCACTTCGAGCAGGCCCTCACGCTCAATCCAGCCTTTGAGCCGGCCTATGTTGCCCTGGGTTCGGTGTACGAGGCTAGCCAGGAGCGGGAAAAGGCGATCGCCATCTACAAGCGATATCTGCAGGGCGTGAACCCCAAGAACCGAGAGATCCGGCATCACCTCATCCGTCTGCAAGTCATGATGAAGCGCCATCAGGAGGCCCTTCAGGAACTCGAAGGCATTTTGGCGGAAGATCCCGGTGATTTGGATGCGCAACTGCGAGTGGGGTTGATTCAGGGAGAGCTGAGGAATTATCCCCAAGCCATCGAGCGGCTCAATCATATTCTGACTGTGCGGCCGACCGAGCTCAAGGTCCGGGATTACCTTGGTTATCTCTATGAAGAGATGAAGGACTATCCCAAAGCCGTCGAAGCGTACAGCTTCAACTTGAAGCTCGAGCCGTCCTACTTCGAAGGGCACCTGCATCTGGGGGTGTTGCAATATCGATTGAAGCAATATGCAGAGGCGGCGCAACATCTTCGGGAGGCGAGCCGACTCAATCCCAAGCAGCCGGAAGCCCATATCGTATTGGGCTTGTCCTATTTCCAGACAGAGCAGTATGAGCCGTCGCTGGAGGCGTTTCTCGAGGGAATTCGTCACAACCCGGAGAATCCGGATCTTCACTTCAATGCCGGCACAGTATATGACAAGCTCAATCGGTTCGAGGATGTCGTGAAGTCGATGGAGTCCGCCCTCAAACTGGATCCCCACCATGCGGATGCTCTCAATTACCTTGGCTATAGCTATGCAGAGCGTGGGGTCAGGATCGAGGAGGCGATTTCGCTGACCAAACAGGCGGTTGCCCTCCGGCCGACCAACGGGTATTACGTGGATAGCCTCGGCTGGGCCTTCTTCAAGAAAGGTCTACTGGCTGAAGCCTTGGCCGAGATCAAACGCGCTGTCAGCCTTGTGGGAGACGACCCCGTCATTTACGAACACCTCGGCGAAATTTACTTGAAACAACAGCAGGTTTCGGAGGGCCGCGAGGCCCTTGTCCATTCCCTCGAATTAGATCCCTCCAACAACAAGCTCATGCAGCGGTTCCGCGAATTGGGTTTGGGGGATCCGACAAAAGAAGACCGTATTCGCCAAGCCATGCAACGCGTTTCCGACCAGAAGCCGGCTCCTTCCCATCAGTAA
- the dnaB gene encoding replicative DNA helicase, with product MKPLSPADLADPKLPPQNLEAEQSVLGAILLDNSAMAKAMELLTAEEFYRTSHRKIYQAMLDLSDRGEVIDQITLTEALRARSELEAVGGAAYLAELVQVVPTAANIRYHSKIVRDKALLRGLIHTSTEVITRGYDGTSKVDDLLDFAERSVFSLAQGKLDRSFTPVNQIIKESLDVVDKLSKRKERVTGVPTGYYDLDDLTAGLQASDLIVVAGRPSMGKTSLALGMAQHAALHAGTVVGIFSLEMSKPQLVLRMLASEARVDSHALRTGKLQKEDWWRLAEAAGKLEQAPIFIDDSGAVTVQQMRGKARRLKAERGLDLIIVDYLQLMQGRSDAESRQQEISDISRSLKSLAKELNVPVIALSQLSRAVENRKPPIPMLADLRESGAIEQDADVVMFIYREEVYEPATERKGIADILVSKHRNGPIGKRELFFHDRFAKFESLENREAV from the coding sequence ATGAAACCGCTGTCGCCTGCCGACCTCGCTGATCCTAAACTGCCTCCCCAAAATCTCGAAGCCGAACAATCCGTGCTCGGCGCCATTCTGTTGGACAACAGCGCCATGGCGAAGGCCATGGAACTGCTGACGGCGGAGGAGTTCTACCGCACCTCACACCGCAAGATTTACCAAGCGATGTTGGACTTGTCGGATCGAGGCGAGGTGATCGATCAGATCACCCTGACCGAGGCTCTGCGGGCACGCTCCGAGTTGGAAGCGGTGGGCGGCGCTGCCTATTTGGCCGAACTGGTTCAGGTGGTTCCGACCGCCGCCAATATCCGCTACCACTCGAAAATCGTACGGGACAAGGCTTTGCTGCGCGGGCTGATCCACACCTCGACTGAGGTGATTACTCGAGGCTACGACGGCACGTCGAAAGTCGACGACCTGCTGGATTTTGCGGAACGGTCCGTGTTCAGTTTGGCCCAGGGGAAACTCGATCGCTCCTTTACGCCGGTCAATCAAATCATCAAGGAAAGCCTTGATGTGGTCGATAAGCTGTCGAAGCGCAAGGAGCGCGTGACCGGGGTCCCTACCGGCTACTATGATTTGGATGATTTGACGGCGGGTTTGCAGGCCTCCGACTTGATCGTTGTCGCCGGTCGTCCCAGCATGGGGAAGACCAGTCTGGCCCTCGGAATGGCGCAGCATGCGGCATTGCACGCCGGCACGGTCGTGGGCATTTTCAGCTTAGAAATGTCCAAGCCACAGCTCGTCCTCAGAATGTTGGCGTCCGAGGCGCGCGTGGACTCCCATGCGCTGAGGACCGGAAAATTGCAGAAGGAAGATTGGTGGCGGTTGGCGGAGGCGGCCGGGAAGTTAGAGCAGGCGCCGATCTTCATCGATGACTCGGGCGCCGTGACGGTGCAGCAGATGCGCGGCAAGGCTCGCCGGCTGAAGGCCGAGCGGGGACTCGATCTGATCATCGTCGACTACCTCCAATTGATGCAGGGGCGTAGCGACGCCGAATCGCGTCAGCAGGAGATCTCAGATATCTCCCGTTCCCTGAAAAGCCTTGCGAAGGAACTGAACGTACCGGTGATTGCGCTGTCGCAGCTCAGCCGTGCCGTGGAAAATAGAAAGCCGCCGATTCCCATGCTGGCCGATCTTCGGGAATCCGGCGCGATCGAACAAGACGCCGATGTCGTGATGTTTATTTACCGGGAAGAGGTGTACGAACCAGCCACCGAACGGAAGGGCATCGCGGACATCCTGGTGAGTAAGCACAGAAACGGTCCGATCGGTAAACGCGAGCTGTTTTTCCACGATCGTTTTGCAAAGTTTGAGAGCTTGGAGAATCGCGAGGCCGTTTGA
- the hisZ gene encoding ATP phosphoribosyltransferase regulatory subunit, with amino-acid sequence MGVPSPKVSAPPPAAVGRQERSLIPVGMSTILPRAAQRIRHLEQTLMTVLARAGYQEIILPMFEYLDVLAPGLESELIEKCFQLVDRTTGRLMLLRPDATAQIARTVAMGMMGAELPLRLCYRTSVFRYEREHAGRDREIYQVGAELMGVEGVVGDAEILAVMMECLKRVGLKSFKVTVGHVGFFHGLLVRSGLSPEGQKQAEEAAARKDLPLLEDLLRIEGISKSSAAKILEALELCGDRTVIERGRRIAGRDRLLTGALDRLASVYERLSKTGQRHSVLIDLGEFRGFEYYDGIVFDVFAGGVGAELGGGGRYDHLLGRFGRAMASTGFALDVDRLFRAIDYATSGATGSALDRMNGHASPQTRATRRARP; translated from the coding sequence ATGGGTGTTCCCTCTCCGAAGGTTTCCGCTCCGCCCCCCGCTGCAGTCGGGAGGCAGGAGCGTTCGCTCATTCCCGTCGGGATGAGCACCATTCTCCCTCGCGCCGCGCAGCGGATCCGTCACCTCGAACAAACTCTGATGACCGTGCTGGCTCGAGCCGGCTATCAGGAAATCATCTTGCCGATGTTCGAGTACCTGGATGTCCTTGCCCCGGGGCTTGAATCCGAACTCATTGAAAAGTGCTTCCAGCTGGTGGATCGTACGACCGGTCGGTTGATGCTGCTTCGCCCGGATGCGACGGCCCAGATCGCGCGGACCGTCGCCATGGGTATGATGGGAGCCGAGCTGCCGCTCCGTCTCTGCTACCGCACGTCCGTATTCCGGTACGAACGGGAACACGCCGGTCGCGATCGGGAGATCTATCAGGTTGGGGCGGAGCTGATGGGTGTCGAAGGGGTGGTCGGCGACGCCGAGATTCTTGCCGTGATGATGGAATGCCTGAAGCGGGTCGGGCTGAAGTCGTTCAAGGTGACGGTCGGCCATGTTGGGTTTTTTCACGGCCTCTTGGTGCGCTCCGGGCTTTCGCCGGAGGGCCAGAAGCAGGCCGAAGAAGCGGCGGCTCGGAAAGACCTGCCGTTGCTGGAGGATCTCTTGCGCATCGAGGGGATATCGAAATCCTCAGCGGCCAAGATCCTTGAAGCGCTCGAATTGTGTGGAGACCGGACGGTCATCGAGCGGGGCAGGCGAATTGCCGGCCGTGATCGCCTGTTGACCGGGGCGCTCGATCGGTTGGCCAGCGTGTACGAACGGTTGTCCAAGACCGGTCAGCGTCATTCTGTTTTGATCGACCTGGGCGAATTCCGCGGGTTTGAGTACTATGACGGGATTGTCTTCGATGTCTTTGCCGGAGGCGTCGGCGCCGAACTCGGCGGTGGCGGCCGGTACGATCATCTCTTGGGCCGGTTCGGGCGGGCCATGGCTTCGACCGGCTTTGCGCTAGACGTCGATCGACTCTTCCGCGCAATCGACTATGCGACTTCTGGCGCGACCGGTTCCGCACTGGATCGAATGAACGGCCACGCGTCGCCGCAAACTCGGGCGACGCGAAGGGCGCGACCATGA